A stretch of Mesorhizobium sp. M2A.F.Ca.ET.046.03.2.1 DNA encodes these proteins:
- a CDS encoding aspartate/glutamate racemase family protein, with the protein MKTLGLIGGMSWESTAIYYRLLNEIVRERLGGLHSAKLLLWSFDFAEIAERQHAGDWEGAAALLVEAARRLEAGGAEGLVICTNTMHKLADAVQAAISNPLIHIADATGRAVVEAGVRRPALLATRLTMEQDFYKSRLVDKYGLEPVVPDQAGREMVHKVIYDELCQGIVRRESKSAYLDEVGRMRRTDQVDSVIMGCTEITMLIGQGDFDVPVFDTTRIHAEAAVDFALS; encoded by the coding sequence ATGAAAACCCTCGGCCTGATCGGCGGCATGAGCTGGGAATCGACGGCGATCTATTACCGCCTGCTCAACGAGATCGTGCGCGAGCGGCTGGGCGGGCTGCATTCGGCAAAGCTGTTGTTGTGGTCGTTCGATTTCGCCGAGATCGCCGAACGGCAGCATGCGGGCGACTGGGAAGGCGCCGCCGCGCTTTTGGTGGAGGCGGCCCGAAGGTTGGAGGCGGGCGGCGCGGAAGGCCTGGTGATCTGCACCAACACCATGCACAAGCTGGCCGACGCGGTGCAGGCGGCCATCTCGAACCCTCTCATCCATATCGCCGACGCCACCGGACGCGCTGTCGTTGAAGCTGGGGTTAGGCGTCCGGCGCTGCTCGCGACGCGCCTCACCATGGAGCAGGATTTCTACAAAAGCCGTCTCGTAGACAAATACGGCCTCGAGCCCGTGGTGCCGGACCAGGCCGGCCGCGAGATGGTGCACAAGGTGATCTATGACGAGCTCTGCCAGGGCATCGTCAGGCGAGAATCAAAATCCGCCTATCTCGACGAGGTCGGCCGGATGCGCCGCACCGATCAGGTCGACAGCGTCATCATGGGCTGCACCGAGATCACCATGCTGATCGGCCAGGGCGATTTCGACGTTCCGGTGTTCGACACCACACGCATCCATGCCGAGGCCGCGGTCGACTTCGCGCTGTCGTGA
- a CDS encoding DUF4345 family protein has translation MDFAFPWPASQGEWLAWSSAVVTLALGLFLFLAPGLAFRVLRLQPRPEKAAAIAEGRGRMSGFYLGVSLCCILLAQPLLYMALGFSWLFTAFGRLLSMMSDGANTPFNWVSIVVELALAALPLAFAFGFVP, from the coding sequence ATGGATTTCGCGTTTCCGTGGCCCGCGAGCCAGGGCGAATGGCTGGCCTGGTCGAGCGCTGTCGTGACCCTGGCGCTCGGCCTATTCCTGTTCCTGGCGCCGGGACTCGCCTTTCGCGTGCTGCGGCTGCAGCCCAGGCCGGAGAAGGCGGCGGCGATCGCCGAGGGGCGCGGCCGCATGTCGGGCTTCTATCTCGGCGTCAGCCTGTGCTGCATCCTTTTGGCGCAGCCGCTGCTCTACATGGCGCTGGGCTTCTCGTGGCTCTTCACCGCTTTCGGCCGCCTGCTGTCGATGATGTCGGACGGCGCCAACACGCCGTTCAACTGGGTTTCGATCGTTGTCGAGCTGGCGCTTGCGGCCCTGCCACTCGCCTTCGCCTTCGGCTTTGTGCCATGA
- a CDS encoding F0F1 ATP synthase subunit delta: MAQSSSPISAVAERYAGSLFELALQDNSVAKVEADLTSFEVMLNGSDDLKRLIDSPVFSSEDQAKAIAAIADKAGITGLVGNFLRVVARNRRLFAVPGMIKAFRQIAADHRGEASAEVTSAHALTAAQQTELKATLKSIAGKDVAIAMTVDPSLLGGLIVKMGSRQIDTSLKTKLNSLKLALKEVG, translated from the coding sequence GTGGCCCAATCGTCATCGCCAATCTCAGCTGTCGCAGAACGCTACGCAGGCTCGCTGTTCGAGCTTGCTCTGCAGGACAATTCAGTCGCCAAGGTCGAGGCCGACCTCACGAGCTTCGAGGTGATGCTCAACGGCAGCGACGATCTCAAGCGGCTGATCGACAGCCCGGTGTTCTCCAGCGAGGACCAGGCCAAGGCCATCGCGGCCATTGCCGACAAGGCAGGCATAACCGGTCTCGTTGGCAATTTCCTGCGCGTCGTCGCCAGGAACCGTCGCCTGTTCGCGGTGCCCGGCATGATCAAGGCGTTCCGCCAGATCGCCGCCGACCATCGCGGCGAGGCGTCCGCCGAGGTCACCTCGGCGCATGCGCTGACGGCCGCGCAGCAGACTGAACTGAAGGCGACGCTGAAGAGCATCGCCGGCAAGGATGTGGCCATCGCCATGACCGTCGATCCGTCGCTGCTCGGCGGACTGATCGTCAAGATGGGCTCGCGCCAGATCGATACGTCGCTCAAAACCAAACTCAATTCGCTCAAGCTTGCACTGAAAGAGGTCGGCTGA